The Centroberyx gerrardi isolate f3 chromosome 19, fCenGer3.hap1.cur.20231027, whole genome shotgun sequence genome has a segment encoding these proteins:
- the trim71 gene encoding E3 ubiquitin-protein ligase TRIM71: MASFPDSDLQTCPLCKELCGSSAPISSNSSTSSSSSHTSSSSSQTSRRLHVLPCLHAFCRQCLEGQRSPGDPLKLRCPTCDQKVSITEAGVDSLPSSNFLFSNLLDVVVSSEEQIQNKNGHHHRGGVGGGGSSGFHHPHGGLLRPHHLGEPQCSSCDEENPASSHCLDCQEYLCDNCVRAHQRVRLTKDHFIERLGESLHLGGRANANSNPGQPGVSVSLAQSLQNNFALLSLFQDRMSFCQHHDSEVFLFFCETCSVPICRECSVGRHMGHSFVYLQDAVQDSRAITIQLLADAQQGRQAVQLSMEKAQAMAEQVEIKAKVVQTEVKAIVLRHKKALEERECELLWKVEKIRQLKAKSLYLQVEKLHQSLTKLDSTIAAVSQVLDEGRHLDVLLARERMLTQIHELKTLRGLLQPQEDDRFMFTPPDQALYIAIQSMGLISSGAFAPVTKAHGEGLKSALRGKPASFTVIGYDHDGEPRLSGGDTVAAIVMSGADGNLSAAEVTDHQNGSYTISYLPKCEGEHLVSVLVCNQHIQGSPFKVMVKSGRSYGALGSQVSAFGCEGEGDGQLCRPWGISVDKEGYVVVADRSNNRIQIFKPCGAFHHKFGSLGSRPGQFDRPAGVACDSQRRIIVADKDNHRVQVFTFEGQFLLKFGEKGTRNGQFNYPWDVAVNSEGKILVSDTRNHRVQLFAPDGSFLNKYGFEGALWKHFDSPRGVAFNHEDHLVVTDFNNHRLLVIRPDCQSARFLGSEGTGNGQFLRPQGVAVDQENRIIVADSRNHRVQVFEPNGNFLCKFGTQGSGFGQMDRPSGVAVTPDGVIVVVDFGNNRILKF, translated from the exons ATGGCTTCCTTTCCAGACTCGGACCTGCAGACGTGCCCGCTCTGCAAAGAGCTGTGCGGCTCCTCCGCTCCCATTTCCTCCAActcttctacctcttcctcttcctcccataCCTCATCCTCCTCCAGCCAGACCTCCAGGAGGCTCCACGTCCTCCCCTGCCTCCATGCCTTCTGCAGGCAGTGCCTAGAGGGCCAGCGCAGCCCCGGGGACCCGCTGAAGCTGCGGTGCCCCACCTGCGACCAGAAGGTGTCCATCACTGAGGCCGGGGTGGACTCCTTGCCCTCCTCCAACTTCCTCTTCAGCAATCTACTGGACGTGGTGGTGAGCTCCGAGGAGCAGATCCAGAACAAGAACGGCCACCACCACCGGGGAGGCGTGGGTGGCGGGGGCTCCTCCGGCTTCCACCACCCCCATGGAGGCCTGCTGCGCCCGCACCACCTGGGAGAGCCCCAGTGCAGCTCCTGTGACGAGGAGAACCCGGCCAGCTCCCACTGCCTTGACTGCCAGGAGTACCTGTGTGACAACTGCGTGCGGGCCCACCAGAGGGTGCGGCTAACCAAGGACCACTTCATCGAGCGCCTGGGGGAGAGCCTCCACCTGGGAGGACGGGCCAACGCCAACAGCAACCCGGGCCAGCCAGGGGTGTCGGTGTCCCTGGCCCAGTCCCTGCAGAACAACTttgccctgctctccctcttccaGGATCGCATGAGCTTCTGCCAGCACCACGATAGTGAG GTGTTCCTGTTCTTCTGTGAAACATGCTCGGTGCCTATCTGCAGGGAGTGCAGCGTGGGCCGTCACATGGGCCACAGCTTCGTCTACCTGCAAGACGCCGTCCAGGACTCCAGAGCCATCACCATCCAGCTGCTGGCTGATGCACAGCAGGGACGGCAGGCcgtgcag CTGAGCATGGAGAAGGCCCAGGCCATGGCGGAGCAGGTGGAGATCAAGGCCAAGGTGGTACAGACCGAGGTGAAGGCCATTGTCCTCAGACACAAGAAAgcgctggaggagagggagtgtgaaCTACTATGGAAG gTGGAGAAGATCCGTCAGCTGAAGGCCAAGTCTTTGTACCTGCAGGTGGAGAAGCTGCACCAGAGTCTGACCAAGCTGGACAGCACCATTGCCGCCGTCAGCCAGGTGCTGGACGAGGGCCGCCACCTAGACGTGCTGCTGGCCCGGGAGCGAATGCTCACCCAGATCCACGAACTCAAGACCCTCAGGGGCCTGCTGCAGCCACAGGAGGACGACCGCTTCATGTTCACCCCTCCAGACCAG GCTCTGTACATAGCCATCCAGTCCATGGGCCTGATCAGCAGCGGAGCCTTCGCCCCTGTCACCAAAGCCCACGGCGAAGGTCTAAAAAGTGCGCTTCGTGGCAAGCCCGCCTCCTTCACTGTGATTGGATATGACCATGACGGAGAGCCGCGGCTTTCCGGCGGGGACACGGTGGCTGCCATAGTCATGTCGGGTGCTGATGGTAACCTGTCTGCGGCGGAGGTAACGGACCATCAGAACGGCTCGTACACCATCAGCTACCTGCCGAAGTGCGAGGGGGAGCACCTTGTGTCGGTGCTGGTGTGTAACCAGCACATCCAGGGCAGCCCCTTCAAGGTGATGGTGAAATCAGGGCGGAGCTACGGGGCCCTGGGCTCCCAAGTGTCAGCCTTCGGGTGCGAGGGGGAGGGAGACGGTCAGCTGTGTCGTCCTTGGGGCATCAGTGTGGACAAGGAGGGATACGTGGTGGTGGCCGATCGCAGCAACAACCGCATACAG ATCTTCAAGCCCTGCGGTGCCTTCCACCATAAGTTTGGCTCTCTGGGTTCTCGGCCCGGTCAGTTCGATCGTCCAGCCGGGGTCGCATGTGACAGTCAGAGACGAATCATTGTGGCTGATAAGGACAATCACCGTGTGCAG GTGTTTACTTTTGAGGGCCAGTTCCTGCTGAAGTTTGGGGAGAAGGGTACCAGGAATGGGCAGTTCAACTATCCCTGGGATGTGGCCGTCAACTCTGAGGGTAAGATCCTGGTTTCAGATACCAGGAACCACCGCGTGCAGCTCTTTGCCCCCGACGGCTCCTTCCTTAACAAGTACGGCTTCGAAGGGGCTTTGTGGAAACACTTTGACTCTCCCAGGGGAGTGGCCTTCAACCACGAAGACCACCTGGTGGTGACCGACTTCAACAACCACCGGCTCCTGGTCATCCGGCCGGACTGCCAGTCGGCCCGCTTCCTGGGCTCCGAGGGCACCGGGAACGGGCAGTTCCTGCGGCCCCAGGGCGTTGCCGTGGACCAGGAGAACCGCATCATTGTGGCTGACTCCCGCAACCACCGAGTCCAAGTGTTTGAGCCCAATGGAAACTTCTTATGCAAATTTGGCACGCAGGGGAGTGGCTTTGGACAGATGGATCGCCCCTCTGGTGTGGCTGTGACGCCTGACGGAGTCATTGTGGTCGTTGACTTCGGAAACAATCGCATCCTCAAGTTCTGA